The following DNA comes from Cuculus canorus isolate bCucCan1 chromosome 7, bCucCan1.pri, whole genome shotgun sequence.
aactgaattactgtgagggtgagggagcactggaacaggctgcacagggaggctgtggagtcttCTGTGAAGATATACAAACCTGCCTGGATATGTCTGTATGCAACTGGCTCAgggtgaccctgctttagcataggtgatctccagaggtcccttccagcatcTCCATTCTGTGACTCCATAACAAGGCACTGCTGTGTTCAACACTGTGTATGTTCAGATGTCTCACCGAAGCTTGTCTTCTCATGAGTCAAGCTCCTTAGGCTGACTTGCTCTGTTCTGATTGTGTGCCTTCTTGGAGGCTGCTCCTTGCTCTGGCTAATTGTTACTTTCAGGCCTGCAAGTGACCTCACCTGAGATAGATTAGCGTGTTCAGTGGTTGTATGGCATGTTACAAAGGTGTAGGCGATGAGGGAGGAGGgactagaaaaacaaaaattaaccttttgcGTGTTTTGTAAGTGTATTAGTGACTTAATCATTTTTTCTTGGTGTGCTTGTCTATTTTGACATTTCCATTTAGCTCATTTCAGCTCATTTGGATTTCCTGTGAAAACTATGTGTAAACAGTTCTGCTCTGTGTTCGCTTCAGTGTCTGTCACAACTTGGTAACTTCTGAATCCATTTACTGACTTAAAGTTCTGGTGGGCTTAGAGACAGTTAATACAAGTTCTGTGAAGAAAGACAATGGGCAGAGGAAAGATGCTAGCAATATCCCAAGAGGACGGATCTTCATGAAGTACCAGGAGAATCTATACGATGGTATAACATTTCAAATACTCAAATTACAGAGCAAGACTTGCGCCCATGAATAACTAGGTCCGTCAACTGCGAAGCGCAAATTAATAAGAAACTGGCTTTCATAAGTTCTGGGAACTGATGATTCCTTGAAATGCTGGTATTTCCCCAACCTGCAGTTCTGGTAATTATGCAGCGCTGTTCAGATAAAGCAACTTAGGTGAAATACTTATAGAGTTGACTGACCTTTTAAGTTGGTGAGACTTTACTAGTTAATTCATTTGGATATGAAAAACTtctcaattaaaataagtatACTCACAAATCTTTGCATCCAGTTTTACATTAaacaaggagaggaaaagtCATTCGTGAGGATTTAAGGATGGAGTCACcaatttaaagaaacatttttcatatttttttctgcttttggttgACTTGGAAATAATGGCATGCAAAGCATTTGTATAAACTGTTTTGTTGCACTATTTACTCTGATTGCAGCTAGTAATTACACCTAATGTGACAGTGTTTATAATATTGCTTGTCCTGCTGACACACTTTTCCCAGGAGCTGTATGCCAAATATATTGCTTTGCTTGCATAGAGCCACAGTATCATTACTCATTTTTTTACTCTATTCTCATTGATTCTGCACAGCCTTAGAGAAAGCGAAGATGATGAACAAATATAGCTTCAGAGAGTTTGTTCAATAGTCTCTAAAATGTGTTTATCTGTTGCAGAACCATTGCTGTGGTGCCCAAGGTCCAGACGACTGGGACTTTAACATATACTTTAACTGTAGCAGTGAAAGCAAAAGTCGTGAGAAGTGCGGtgttcctttttcctgttgtatACCTGATCCTGCCGTAAGTTGTTTCCTggctttgttttgctctgaTGTTGTTGTGAGTTATGAAGGGAAGTGCAATTCCTGAACATGGTGTGATGAGTAGGGATTTAAAAGGTCTCCTAAATGATCAACAGTTACTCTTGCACAAGCCCcttctttttatgtttcttttccattctttttagAGTCCAAATGTGGCAACCTGCtattcagctgaaaatttaTTGTCACCAGgaattaaagctatttttttatgGCTTGAGTCTGCAAATGTTGGTGCCTGGTGTCCTTTTATTCCCGAGATGCTATTTCCTTGGATTCCTGGTCCGTGCTACCTAGCTTGTAAGGGCCAGAGAGCTTTGTCTATTTGCCCTGGTTAGAAATAATTACACCACCCCTTAGCTAGACAAGGAGTAATTTTAATTGCTGGTTTTTGTTTATCAGCAGCTGGTGAAGTGCTCATGTGCAAGCTCAGTTTAAAGCATTCGAGTCCTTTCTCTGGTTTTGGCAAGATTTAGGTATTTGCCTGGATTTGTTTTCTACACTTTAGGAATTGGAccttttcagtggaaataaaaatgtggaggTAGAAACTAGCATCATGCGTTATAGTGTTAGCAGGAATAGTTACAGCTCAAAGTCAGTCCAGCCATCCTTGTGTGGAGCAGATAGCCATTGATAGGTTATACTAAGGCTTTTGATTGTATTGGAAATCAGCCAAGGAAAGACTTAGTCAGGGAAATGTTCCATATTCAGGTTCTCCAGTAGTTATTTTCTAGTATAATTTGGAGCAGTACTATTCCACAGCAACCTCTCCTTTAGCTGGTGCTGTGTTGAGGAGACAAATAcgtttaaatctttttttttttagtgtggcATTCTGCTCATGGTATTTTAATATAATGGGTTGCGCATTGTGTAAATTACACTGATTGTGTAATAGATACGTTTTCACAATTCTAAtgtagagaaaacaaaagatgtcTTAAAAGCaatgtcatttcattttttGGAGTTGAATATTGTCATTATTGTGATCTGGAAGGTATTTATGGTTTTCCTACTTGGGATCTGCAGCTGGAGTGTGCTGTGTTTGGGACCTTGTGTATCTTGGACCTGGGTTATGTGTAAGACTTTGAACTCTCAACTGAGAGGGCTTGAACAGCttgcagctgttttttcttttcactgatgGGGTTAGCAAGGTGATATCGCTTGAAATGGAATTGTAAAGCATATTTCTCCACTGCGTGTGTGAATAAATCAGCCTGATAGCTTTGTTACCTCAGTGTTTAGTGTTATGTGAAATAGCTGACACAAAACTGATTTTGGAAATGCGAATGTCTCGCTGGCAGTACGGTTGCTGTGCTTCAGGTTAAAAAGTCCTTGATAGTTGAAAGCCAAATGATATAAGAAGCTGGGTTTCTGGTGGAGGATGTTTCCCTACTAGCATACACCTCTGCTTTGTCATTACTTGTGTTCTGCTTTACTCATTTTTACtaaaaatgcttcttaaaatgGTTGACTCAGActcctcatttttctgtgaatgtaaaagagaaaaatgtcctGTGAACAGAAGTGAGAATAATTCAGTTGATTTACTTTAAgtcttctttgcttttcagcaaaaaGTTGTGAATACGCAGTGCGGCTATGACATCAGAAAGAAGGTAAGGTGCTGGGATCTTGCTTTCTGTCATGTTTTGTGCCTGGGTAGACAGAATTATAAAAATGATGGAATTGCTGATAGATGGATCAGGTTAAAATTCTGGCAAGTAATTGATTGTGCCACATCATACTGTAAGTGGAGCATGGTAGAGCTTGTCTTTGCTTAAAGCAAACCTGTCCTAtgggaagatgatggaacagGTGAAGGGAAAGATGtcttttgaaatttatttccattttattatcCATTTTTATGTGCTTTACAATTGTTAATTCTAGTAATCTTAATTCTGAATTCTATTGTCTGGTAatccacagaatcatggagtggtttgagttggaaaggacactAAAGCCCActcaattccaaccccccctgccatgggcaggacacttcccactggataGGGGGCTCAAAACCCCAgacagcctggccttgaacacctccagggatggggcagccatgacctgcctgggcaacctgtgccagtgcctcaccactctcgcagtaaaaaaagtcttgtaatatctcatctaaatctaaTTCTGAAGTGTTCTAATAACACGATTTGTGGGAGGTTAAGAACATCAATGCCAGACGTTCCCTGATTTAGTCTAGGCACGTATCTATTTCTGGAGTCTGGTTAAAAACAGCTCTGTGTAAGTGGCAAATCATTAGTTTACCTGTAACATGTGATTGATCTTGGATAATCTTGAGCAGAAAAGTAATGTTCTTCTTCTCTGCATTCAGAGCAAGAGTCAATGGGATGATCAGATATTTGTCAAAGGATGCATTGTTGCTCTTGAAGCTTGGTTACCCCGAAATATCTACATTGTTGCAGGTGTCTTCATAGCTATCTCCCTGCTCCAGGTTAGTGGGTTTTGTTATGCTGCTTCAAAAAAGTTTGCAGATGGAGACCTGCTGAGGATAAAAATAGTCATGGAAAGAGGGAGAGTAAATATTTTGACAGTGTGGGTTTATTTAAGTATGAGAATAATACGGCAAAGATATAATTATAGGGATGGGGTCTtagattgaaaataaaataactgataTCAACTAGTTTAATAGTGTCGAAGTTATGTTCCTCTCAGCGTTGATGGTCATgataaaaatacaatacaacGTAATACATGGAGTATATGAGAATTGTGGTGTATATggttatatatacacatatagcAATATGCTGAGATATGATTACTGtataaaataatgacaaaatgtttttcttgctttacaaTGGGCCGTGAGAGAGAGGAGGGTCATCTACTCCACTACTTCTGAACTACAGCCTTGTATGGAAATGTGAAATGACTGAAATACAACCCTGTTCTTCCTGCTCATAAAAAGCTGACAAGGAAAGAGCAGGGCAACTGGTGAACAGGCAGCAAATATGACATTAGCAGAACCAAAGGAAGGAGTTGCTGGGACTTCTTACAGTACCTTGTCAGTGCTTGGTACCAAAAGAATCCAAAATCTCAGTAATACCTATCAGAACTTTTTTCAGGGTGGCTCTTGCTTTCATTGTGGCACTTGTTTACACTTACGCTTCTTTGATAAGGTACTGCTTCACTTAAGAGGGAAGTAACTAATTTGTAAATCTAGTACAGAAAGTGTTTTCAGTGCTGGCAAAAACCACCTTTTCCCCGCCACGGCAATGCTGTGTGCTGTTGCCtgatttttgatattttatcaCCACCTAATGGTAGTGCTTCGGTGGCTTTCAGCGGTGCTGTCCTGAGAACACCACCTCCAGTTAAGATGATGTTCGAGATACAAAGTCTAATTTGTGTGTTGACTGGCAATAACTTGACATTTTTCTTATGCTGCGTTCTGAGTATCTGTGAAACCACTTTCACAGTTGCTTCTATTTTCAAATTGAGTCTGTGTTTTTCATTGAACTATTTCTTGGTGCCACTGATAATTAGCTATAACCTGGCTCCATCTATAAATCCAGCCAACCTTTTGGCTTTTCTAAAACTTCACCCaagtggtttgttttctctaaGCGTGTTTTAGGAAGTATGCCGTTATATATTTTATCCTCAATTTGTAAAGGAAGATTTCCCTAAGAACTTTGAAtgttaaaatttcaaataaatgtcCCTGAATATAATCTGGGACATTTCTCACTGCTGTTAGTGACAAGAATTTCATATTATTACAGGTAATTGCACattctgtatgtattttaaaaaaaaagatcagaataTTGAGTGGATTATTCTAAGTtatagaaagaatgaaaatacctCATCTGTGATTTCAGCAGTAGGGAATTGTGTGTTAGAAGGCTCAAACTTGGCTAAGTGGATTTCTTCCAGCTGTAGAGCATCTAGAAGCTTATTGTTTTGAGTGTTCCGGAGTGTTacatgaaagcatttttttctcttgaggtTTATTTCTGGCAAGATTCTGCTACCTTTAATTTTTAGTAATAGCCATGCTGTGGCAGATGATCTGGCTATGAAATGCTATCTGAACCTGTGAATGCTTTGAGTACACATTTCTTCAGAAGAGTAGTTGCAGTGACATCACTGCAGTCAAATAGGAACAGAGAAGAAGTAAGATCCCATTCTGCAATAACAATTAATGGTAATAGGCTTTAATGTCTTGCAGGTTGGTACATAACAAATGTTTCAGCTCAcaaattatttggttttttgtctttatagATTTTTGGGATTTTCCTAGCCAGGACATTGATTTCTGATATTGAAGCTGTGAAGGCAGGTAATGCCTTCTGAATATAAAAGCAGACACACGTTGCAAGAAAGTGTGTTTTAGTTATCAGTTGGACACCACGGTGGAAGAAATGCGTAGACCACGAAAGACTTTTGTTGTTAAAAGCATTATGTGTATTTTATTCTGCTCATGCTCTCTTTGAGAAGCTGGGACAAAAAAATTTCTGAACACATGCACACCTGCCTACCTTTTTTTAGTACCAAGGCAACTCAGTGCATCCACATCAATCTCTGTGGAAGAAACAGGATTTCCCAAGACTTTGGCAGAACAGGTTTTAAAGATGGTAGCAAGGAGACATGAAACTGCTGTAAACCCTTTCATGGAAGGATTACTGTGAAGACTTGTTTTCACTCCTGACGATCATCAATCTCAAAATGTAATCTTTTCAGAGGTGGGGTGACTTCTTCAGGATCTTGAAATCGTTTTAATCTCTACAGTAGACTCATGATATCATTTTTTGGCAAGAAACCCTGCAACCATGATTGTCATAGTATTGGAAATTGGAAACTACAGTCACAAATTGTCTAGTTGTTTAATTGATTTTTCAATAGTGCGGAAGTAGGGATATTTTTTTGACTGGGAATAACATAGCTGTCTCAGGAGGAGGAACTTGTGCTCAGCATCAGAGGTTGAGTAATCCATGCCACTCTGAAAATGCAAGCCTTTTCTCAAGAAGAGAAATATCTGGCTATCTGTAGCATTGTCATCTGACAAAATCTGAGACTATCCCTATATCTTGGGGACCGAGAGTGGGATGCTACCAGTGAGTAATTCAGccaataattgaaaagttttcATTGGCCGCGTGTTCTgcttcacaagaaacttgatgttagCTCACTGTTCCCTCTACAATAGACGTGTCTGTTTGAACATATGTCCACTCACACAGTGAAGCAATTGAGTTGAGCCTTATCGAtctgtgacaggttagaacacattctataaccatctctttcctctcccgctcttggttcccaagcttTATGGGGTTAGTTTCAGGGGGGTTTAGCATTGGACCTGATAAGTTACAAATCTCCATTTCAGGTAATGGGATGTGGATCCCTGATGCcatttgctgtttgaaaaaatgTAACATTGTTCGTTTATAGAAGTAAAAATTCTTCAACTCTTAGCTTTTTATTGATCAGTAATATCTTAAAATACTGTCTGCAGAAATGCCAAAATGTGGATTGTTTCAGtaagcagaaagcaagcaagctaTGCTACCTGTTGATGGTTTTTGCCTTTCCTCTAGTTTCTTTCATAACTGCTATATTGATCTTCAAGTCCTAACTGCTACTATTGGGactaatgaaaaacatttcaattcaGTATTGATCCCtactgaaattcatttttttaatgaggaagTACACATTTAATGGAAGTTCagagttgtttttattttttctatcttCTGTAAAGCTATTGAATTACGAGTTCTGCTTGTATTCTGATACACAGCTCAAACGCCAGTCGCATTATAGTGAATTGATATAGTGAACAGAATGATTACttcacagcagttttctgtgtCAAATTTAACTACTCATACTGaagtcagtttttattttttatcagaagAAAACTAAACTCTCCTTCTCCCATCTTGGGAGATCAGTTGATAGATCTGTACTTCAGTAAAAGTTCCAGTGTTCTCTAAAATACTTCGGGGtagtatttttatctttaagatATGTGACTGAAAAGTTCTTGGAAATTACCATAGCTGTCATTTTTGGGCCATATAAGTAACACTGTTTACTGCTTCCAGTGACACCGATGTTTTCAGGGAGAGCAGGTTTATTTAC
Coding sequences within:
- the TSPAN14 gene encoding tetraspanin-14 isoform X2; translation: MHYYRYSNVEVSCWYKYLLFSYNIVFWLAGVAFLAAGLWAWSEKFCGTIMFIFLLELAVAVLAFLFQDWVRDRVKEFFENNIKSYRDDIDLQNLIDSLQRINHCCGAQGPDDWDFNIYFNCSSESKSREKCGVPFSCCIPDPAQKVVNTQCGYDIRKKSKSQWDDQIFVKGCIVALEAWLPRNIYIVAGVFIAISLLQIFGIFLARTLISDIEAVKAGNAF